Genomic DNA from Theropithecus gelada isolate Dixy chromosome 1, Tgel_1.0, whole genome shotgun sequence:
TGTTAACACAGTGTACTAAGCTGTACTCTGCTGCCCTGATAGTAGAATTCTCCCCTGATATAAAAATTTTGTAGCACTAATAGAGGAGGAAGGGCTCCCAACTGCTGATGGAGAAAAGACACACCTAAAAGTTAAAgcaaataagaaacaaacaaacaaaagaacaaatacaataaaagatCAGTGGGCACAGTGCTGTGATACACTCAGAGCTACAGAACGGATCTAAGTACTATGATTCAGAAGTAGTCTATTGAGGAGGGCCTCTTCAAAAAGGGAGGGCAGACTGGGAgtgggaaaagaataaaataacagatCATTTCTGGTGGACAATAGGGGCTGAAGTTGCCTTGGTCGGAGAAGAAAGTTCTTGGCAGTAGCAGGCCAGGTGGAATAGCAAAAAGGGTTCAGTTTTGAGCAACTGAGCTTGCTTGAAACTTACGAAGATGATGATATAATATTACTGAGAGTGGGCAGGAGGTAGGGGTATGGGCACCTCTGGGCACAAGGGGACCAACTTGCAGGCTTGTCTTTGAATCAGCAGACAATCAAGCCATGgtaggctacagagcaagattgGCTTCCAACAAACTTGGGAACGGTCAGTAAATTTGTAAGGCTGCTTCCCACCCTTCACTTCATTTTCCAATAACTTCTCTTCCACATCCCTCAGGACTGACCTGGTAAGTTGGAATTTCAACCAATTTTATCCAGTGCAATAACTGAAAAAGAATGTTGGTTTTCCTTTAGTTCAATTATCtatattttcaaagtataatATGAAGCTGAATGATGTGAATTCAAGCTACACAAATCAAGACTGAAACTCATTccagtaatatttattgagtgtctactatgtttTGCTACTGCTCTATTACACTGATAATAGAGGGTTGAGGACAAGTCCCTCTTCAGATGTTCTGTCATTTTTCAGTCGGCCTTAGCATTTCAATTCCCTTACCTTTTCTCTTGAGAGTTTCCAGCCATCATTTTCAAGTTTTTCCCATCCTCTGTTATCACCTACTCCTGAGTCATGCTGGGCTTCCTTCCTACCCTGTCCCTAACCTTACCAcacatactttctttttaaactctCACTCAGAAAAGTATCCGATGCATTAAAGTcactgtttccaaactggacTTTTTGGACACTTGagggtacaaaaataaatataaaaatcttctAATGTCCAGACAGGAATAGCTCCAAAGGACTGATTCTCTCATCTTCAACTCCCTTAAGAGCTCTTAAAATTGATCTGCTAGAGAAAGTGTCTTTTCCTTTCCCActtctcttttcaatttttttaacaaGGAAAGGCATAGCAAAATATTGCCATATGGAAGTGTCCAAGAGTGTAAGTTAGTGCCAATGCCAACGTCAGTGTCGAGAAAGTAAAGGGTTAATAACTGGGTATCAGATCCTTTTGCAGGTCAGTGATTTACAATCTATTCCTTTCAACGCAATTGAAATAGAAGCTAATCAAGTTGTCAGTTAatagatgaatgaaaataattttgatgatATGTTACTGGATATTTTCTGGCACACAactaataaaaagtttaaataatctAGTGTTATGTCGATAACAAAACTAACTTCCATTCATGGAGCTATGGTACATCAATATCACTTATATGTGAATTAGTTTTCTTAGGGTTTACACctccaaaatgaaaattcagaataGAATTGATGCTAAAATCTTTCTCATTGTGGTAATAAGTCTTACAATGCACGCAAACATTGGACAAAAGCATAATATACATTATTATGAGATAGTTTtccagtaaattaaaaaatttttgtccaatatattttttaatgttttatttatatgtatattgctTTAGGTAAATGTATTCTAATTATATAACAGCTAGAGAAAATCTTTTATAAATCactcatagtctttttttttttttaatttccaacttttattttaagttcaggggtacatgtacagaatgtgtaggcttgttacataggtaaacgtgtgccatggtggtttgctgcacagatcatcccataatccaggtattaagcccagcatccactagCTATTCTTCCCGAtactctccctcttcccaccccccCCAAcctccaacaggccccggtgtatgtTGTTGTCCCACCtgcccatgtgtccatgtgttctcataatttagctcccattgataagtgagaatatgcagtatttggttttctgttcctgtgttagtttgctaaggataatccatccatgtccctgcaaaggatatgatcttgttcctttttaaggctgcatagtattccatggtgtatgtgtaccacattttcttttttattattattattatacttaatgttctagggtacatgtgcacaacgtgcaggtttgttacatatgtatacatgaagcACTCATAGTCTTAAAAGTACAGGAACAAAAAACATGTAGGTAGATAcagagaaatcaataaaagacttgcaattataaatatattacaatacCATGAATTGTGACTTTGGTGAAATAAACAATGTTAAATTTCCAGTTTTACAAAGATATGCTCATTTGTGTACTTCTTTAAACAAGTATAATGGATATCATTACCATAGCACTGATATTTAGATTTCATTGAATACATAAAGAAGTAATATAATAGTTTCATTTAAAAGTTCGATGATCATAATGCAGTAAAAAATTAGATTCCCtgtggccacataaatgtctgataaaaaatagatgttgtgtctgtagtcctagctacataggaggctgaagtgaaaggattccttgagcccaggagttggagtccaCCCTGAACAACACAGCAAGGACTCATCCTTACAAAAAAATTGATGTCAAGTTAAAACTATGCAAATTAGTATATCATTTTTTAAGTGTCTTAgaggaaaataatgtttaaagacAGGTACTTAAATCACaccaaaaatgaaaatgcttaaTGACATGTGACCCAATCCCAAGTCAGACTTGTAATTTTACCAGGGTCTCCCTGGAAATGTCAGGTCACTGGCAATGTTAATAGAAGACTGGAAAAGCACAGAAGAATGGTTGGGAAAATGacttcctctttcattttcctgcctcaccagCTGCAtcagtttcctatggctgctgtaacaaactgcTACAAATGTAGTGGGTTATAACAACAGAGagttattgtctcacagttctggaggccagaaatccaaaatcagtaTCACTTGGCTCAATTCAGGGCATGGGCAGAGCCGcactccttctggaggctcttgAGAAACACTTCCTTACCTCTTTTAGCTTCTGATAGCTGTGGGCATTCATTCAAGATAAAGATCTTGTGGCCAAAGCATTGCAGTCTTCAAGGCCGGCATCCTTAAATCTCTCTCTGCTTTATCTacattgccttctcctctgtgCGTCTGTTTCAAATttcactctgtctctgtcttgtAAAGACCTTTTTGATTGTATTTAAGGCCCACCTAGAAAATCCAGGATAAGTCCCCGTCTCAAAGtctttaatttaatcacatttgcGAAATGTTTGCTATATGGTGTAACATTTACAGATTCCAGGAATTAAGACATGTACAACTTTTAGAAGGTTCATTTTTCAACCTATTATATCTCCTGGAAATGAGACTGTCTAATGCTAGCACCAAAAATGTGTTCAAATAGATATGTAAAGTGAATGGAAAAATAACTGTTCTCTAGAGCTTCATTATCTCCAGATAATTTCCTTTGCATTGAATTGTCTCTCCATTtggaaatgaatatttttcaaacCGACTTCATACTGCCATGTTGTCTTGCATTAGAGTTCAAGCAATCTCCTTGAGTTATTATTTCCTCTTAGTATAATTTCCCTTGAGAAATAAGCTTGTAGGCTCCAGCTTGAGGTCACACCttcttttattcactcattcaacagatattgaGTAAAGGTGCTGTAGGCTTAGGAGTTTATGATTGTTTCTAAGGGATGTAAAGGAAGAGCATGTCCTGGACAAGAAAACAAGAATCAAAATGCCAAGGCAGTTCTGAAATCACTCAGAAAGTATTTATCAAATACCCACTGTAGTTAAGATTGCTAGGTAATTGAGTACCCAAGTCTGTTAACGTTTCCTATAAGGTGAGAGACAAAATAGTAAAGTGAAGAGGAAAAATGATACAATAATTAATATACCACTAAGCATCTTCAGTGGTTATAAACTGTGAGGGTATGTTGGCGGTTTGTTGCAGCTGTCTTTTAAACCTCTTGTTCTTCCTGTGATTTATTTTAGGCACTTAAGTGGACAGAGACCATGAGAAATTTGAGTGGAGGCCACGTTGAGGAGTTTGTCTTGGGGGATTCCCTACCGCTCCACCCCTCCAGCTGCTccactttgttcctttttttttttttttttgtgcaattTACCTTCTGACATTGTTGGAGAATGCACTCATTGTCTTCACAATATGGCTCAGTCAAAGCTTTCATTGCCCCTGTACTTTTTCCTTGGTCATCTCTCTTTCCTGGAGCTATGGTACATCAATGTTACCATTCCTCAGCTTTTGGCAGCCTTTCTTAGCCAGGATAGTAGAGTCTCCTATGTAGGTTGCATGACCCAACTCTACTTCTTTATTGCCTTAGCCTGTACTGAATGTGTGCTGTTGGCAGTTACGGCCTATGACCGCTACCTGGCCATCTGTGGACCCCTCCATTACCCTAGTCTCATGCCTTCCAGTCTGGCCACTCACCTTGCTGCTGCCTCTTGGGGCAGTGGCTTCTTCAGCTCCATGATGAAGCGTCTCTTTATTTCCCAATTGTCCTACTGTGGACCCAACATTATCAACCACTTTGTCTGTGATATTTCCCCACTACTCAACCTCACCTGCTCTGACAAGGAGCAAACAGAGCTAGTAGACTTCCTTCTGGCCCTGGTGATGATTCTCCTCCCTCTATTGGCTGTGGTTTCATCATATGCTGCCATCATTGCAGCCATCCTGAGGGTCCCTACTTCCAGGGGACGCTGCAAAGCCTTTTCCACTTGTGTCACTCATCTGGCAGTAGTTGTTATCTACTATCCCTCCACTCTCTTCACCTATGCACGGCCCCGGGCCATGTACACCTTCAACCACAACACGACTATCTCTGTGCTCTACACTATCATTGTACCATCCCTCAACCCAGTCATATACTGCCTGAGGAACAAGGAGGTGAAGGATGCCTTCAGGAAGACAGTGATGGGCAGATGTCACTATCCTAGGGATGTTCCAGACTGATATACAACAGGTCCTGGGAGAGGCAAAAATTGCAGAATCTTAATAGGGCTTCCTTAAGGAATCAGAATGGGCTTAAAGGGAACACAAATATAATTTgccaacattttctttaaatattgtctGGGACCTTCTGATAGAAATGAAAGTTTGcgaatcatttattttttacagggTTTTCAAACTGAGGTTGGACTAGCTACACAATAATCAACTggaaatttgttaaaataaagattcccccccaccaaaaaaatatATGGAGAGTCTTACTGAGTATGTCTGGAATGTGACCCTGCTGTGAATAGTTTTCAGAACTTCCTGGGAATTCCTATTTCATAGACAGTTTGGGATTCCCTAGTCTAGACCAAGCCCATTATTTTATAAGTGTGAAAATATAATGTGAGGAAAAAAAGGGAACTTACTGGTGGAcatgtcaagaaaaaaaattaggtagaCTTCAATGTGACAATTTCAAAGATCCAGATTCTCAAATCCCACTTTCATAGGAAACTGCACAAGTATGTTATACCCCAAGAACTAAATTTCATATCATCTCATCAATACACTTTACCGCTACAAAACTCATATTCGTTGAAAGTCAAAGCAGAGAGAGATGCAGTGCTGATATTCAGCTGTATATTCACGACTCAATATGACTAAATATCCTCTCCATCTCCCTTCTTTGAATCTCAGGGAGATATAAAGCTTGTTGACCTAACAAATATTGACCAGGTAGTAGGTAAAATGTTCTAGAAAGCTTGTATATAGATCTTCTCCTTCACTGTGGCCAGCACCCGTTTTAACTAATTAGTGCCAGGGCCATACCAGttgtcaaatattttacattgtgTTCCTAGTCAAAGAACTCTAAGAACAGAAAATGCCTTCATAAGAAAGAAGATTGAAGAGCCATAGATAGGATGCAGATATCTCTATGGCAATTGGGATGTCTCAGGTTCATAGCCTGAATCATAGGTATTCTAGCAAGTTCCTTTGATTTTTGGAAAGTTGCTTGAATTGCTTAGAGAAATTTTTCTTATCTTGAATCTAGGCTCATTTACACAAATTTCTGCATCTTGAATCAAATTCAACGACTATTTAGATATGagatatatgaaacaaaataaatatgcaattgAACAAATTCCAATAAACACAGATTGTTGGTCAGTGCACATTTCCCTATTCTGAGACAGGTTTTGAGGGAGAAAAAGACATGTGTCCATCAATGCATTGATTCTATTGAAATCAGGCTAAAACTTAAGATGATTTGTCCTTCCTGAGCTAATAATAATTGGGTCAGATAAGGAATTAATTTGAAAGAAGTGTGTAAGATAACAGCGAGCCATAGAAGGAATTAAATTGAATGAACTGTGTAAGACAATTGGGGATTAAAGCTTGCCAGGGACTAAAATGTAATCATTAATAAATTGCTACTCTGCCACTATGTAGTTGTTTAAACgtagagaaaatcacttaaatcACTCTGGGATTTCCTtatctgaggaaaaaaaagaagtttgaattAAAATACcactgattttaaaatgctattatttCATGAGACAAGTCCACAATGTGTGACTGACAGTTGGCTACAAGAAAAAGTGAGATGGTTTAACCTGCTGCTAGGTAATATGTTTGAGATCCAGAGTACTGGAACCTTCAACTGGCTCTTGGCTCTCAGCCCAGCCCTTTGATTCTCCTTAAATTTTCATTACTTGCATAGAGAgccattaaaactatttttaaaggtacaatttaattcccagaagaaaaaaaaaagcctcaccCAATTCATAGATCATCCTCTACATACTCATACACAAAAGTCAGTggattataaaaattaaacttgCTATTTAATTTCAATTCTGCCATCAGGCAACTTAGCTGTGTACCATTCAGCTAGACATTTAATATCTTTGGGTTAAGTCAGCACCGTGACATTGGTGCTAACTCCACGATGGTGAAGATCAGACAGAACGATGTGAATGTGCTTTCACATACACAAATGTGAGTTACCATCTGGCGGTAAAGATGCTTCCATATATTCAGCAGAGCCTCCTCAGAATCCAGTTCCTATGAAACCTCCACTGGAAGGAAGGCTGTTAACTCTGTGAGCCTTGCTCTCTTCCTCACAAGCCTGCCCAACAGACTGTCTAAACAGTCTTAGAAGGCACTAAGATGTGACTCAGACAATCTAGCCCTAGAAATTAGGAATCTAGACTCCTTACTACATCTACAATGTATGTGCCTTTTCTTCCCCAGTAGTTGTTCATCTTCTACAAGAAGTTTATTCTAACAAATGTACAAATTAGCACTCTTCCAAAGATTTGAGGAGATCCCTTTGCAGCTATTAGACCTCCCTCTGTGGGTGCTAATCCCTTCTCTCTAGTTATCTGTCTTGAAATGGCCCCTTTGTCTTCTTTATACTCTAATCTTTATCTAATCTAGTCTCCTTAATACTCTAATCTAGTCTTCTCTGCAATCTTTGTCCAATCTAATCCTTAATTCAGTAAGACTACTT
This window encodes:
- the LOC112618590 gene encoding LOW QUALITY PROTEIN: olfactory receptor 6P1-like (The sequence of the model RefSeq protein was modified relative to this genomic sequence to represent the inferred CDS: inserted 2 bases in 2 codons): MRNLSGGHVEEFVLXGFPTAPPLQLLHFVPFFFFFCAIYLLTLLENALIVFTIWLSQSFHXPLYFFLGHLSFLELWYINVTIPQLLAAFLSQDSRVSYVGCMTQLYFFIALACTECVLLAVTAYDRYLAICGPLHYPSLMPSSLATHLAAASWGSGFFSSMMKRLFISQLSYCGPNIINHFVCDISPLLNLTCSDKEQTELVDFLLALVMILLPLLAVVSSYAAIIAAILRVPTSRGRCKAFSTCVTHLAVVVIYYPSTLFTYARPRAMYTFNHNTTISVLYTIIVPSLNPVIYCLRNKEVKDAFRKTVMGRCHYPRDVPD